A region from the Pelagovum pacificum genome encodes:
- a CDS encoding DUF6924 domain-containing protein encodes MKTEPAPLVLTDRNQLDRWDDLVRAAEAPNSDGLEAALDPVDDDDYDEATPADLATAFPDAAVIFAADAEALADDDFPILCIDPEGLVEPFRVLAADIWMVENSLASGDLTLEDLAEEVGPDGILVDPDRED; translated from the coding sequence ATGAAGACCGAGCCGGCACCGCTTGTCCTCACCGACCGCAACCAGCTCGACCGCTGGGACGATCTTGTCCGCGCGGCAGAGGCACCGAATTCCGACGGGCTCGAGGCGGCGCTGGATCCGGTGGATGACGATGATTACGATGAAGCGACGCCCGCTGACCTCGCCACGGCCTTCCCGGACGCCGCCGTGATCTTCGCCGCCGATGCGGAGGCCCTGGCCGACGACGACTTCCCGATCCTGTGCATCGATCCCGAAGGGCTGGTGGAGCCGTTCCGCGTGCTGGCCGCCGATATCTGGATGGTAGAGAACAGCCTGGCCTCCGGCGACCTCACGCTCGAGGACCTGGCGGAAGAGGTCGGGCCGGACGGAATCCTCGTGGACCCCGACCGCGAGGATTAG
- the pdhA gene encoding pyruvate dehydrogenase (acetyl-transferring) E1 component subunit alpha — translation MATRKSASKPNVSADELLNYYREMLLIRRFEEKAGQLYGMGLIGGFCHLYIGQEAVVVGLEAAAEEGDKRVTSYRDHGHMLACGMDPKGVMAELTGREGGYSKGKGGSMHMFSREKHFYGGHGIVAAQVPIGAGLALADKYLGNDRVTFTYFGDGAANQGQVYETYNMAELWELPVIFVIENNQYAMGTSVARSTKSKTLWERGAAYGIEGEEVDGMDVLAVKAAGDKAIKHCRAGNGPYILEVKTYRYRGHSMSDPAKYRTREEVQKMRDERDPIENIRTMLIDGKHASEDDLKQIDKEVKDRINDAAEFSKESPEPNLDELWTDIYSKDIPQGEAV, via the coding sequence ATGGCGACGAGAAAGTCCGCCAGCAAGCCCAATGTCTCGGCCGACGAGCTGCTGAACTATTACCGCGAAATGCTGTTGATCCGCCGGTTCGAGGAAAAGGCCGGCCAGCTCTACGGCATGGGTCTCATCGGAGGCTTCTGCCACCTCTACATCGGCCAGGAAGCCGTGGTCGTCGGCCTCGAGGCCGCGGCGGAGGAAGGCGACAAGCGCGTCACCTCCTACCGAGATCACGGTCACATGCTCGCCTGCGGGATGGACCCGAAGGGCGTCATGGCCGAGCTCACGGGCCGCGAAGGCGGGTATTCCAAGGGCAAGGGCGGCAGCATGCACATGTTCAGCCGCGAAAAGCACTTCTACGGCGGCCACGGCATCGTCGCCGCTCAGGTGCCGATCGGCGCGGGCCTCGCGCTTGCCGACAAGTACCTCGGCAATGACCGCGTGACCTTCACCTACTTCGGTGACGGCGCCGCCAACCAGGGCCAGGTCTACGAGACCTACAACATGGCCGAGCTCTGGGAACTTCCGGTCATCTTCGTGATCGAGAACAACCAGTACGCCATGGGCACCTCCGTCGCCCGCTCCACCAAGTCCAAGACGCTGTGGGAACGCGGCGCGGCCTACGGGATCGAGGGCGAGGAAGTCGACGGGATGGACGTGCTCGCCGTGAAGGCGGCCGGCGACAAGGCGATCAAGCACTGCCGCGCCGGCAACGGTCCCTACATCCTCGAGGTGAAGACCTACCGCTATCGCGGCCACTCCATGTCGGACCCGGCGAAGTACCGGACCCGCGAGGAGGTCCAGAAGATGCGCGACGAGCGCGACCCGATCGAGAACATCCGCACGATGCTGATCGACGGGAAGCACGCCTCCGAAGACGATCTCAAGCAGATCGACAAGGAGGTGAAGGACCGGATCAACGACGCGGCCGAGTTCTCCAAGGAGAGCCCGGAGCCGAACCTCGACGAGCTCTGGACCGACATTTATTCCAAGGACATTCCGCAGGGGGAGGCAGTCTGA
- a CDS encoding FtsB family cell division protein: MTRKTRLPYGAIAYFLVAILLSFYFVFAAVQGDYGVFRRTVVNAEARELEEELAVLSAEVARMENLTKRLSDEYLDLDLVDEQARDMLGLIRADEIVIR, encoded by the coding sequence ATGACCCGCAAGACCCGTTTGCCCTATGGCGCGATCGCTTACTTCCTCGTTGCGATCCTGTTGAGCTTCTATTTCGTGTTCGCCGCCGTCCAAGGCGACTACGGCGTGTTCCGGCGCACCGTGGTGAATGCCGAAGCGCGCGAACTGGAAGAGGAACTCGCCGTCCTGTCGGCGGAAGTCGCCCGGATGGAAAACCTCACCAAGCGGTTGTCGGATGAATATCTCGACCTCGATCTCGTGGATGAGCAGGCCCGCGACATGCTTGGCCTGATCCGCGCGGACGAGATCGTGATCCGCTAA